AAAAGTTACCCGGATTTTATTCCTGGCACTGGTGTGTTCATTTTCGAGCACATTGATCGCACAAAACTTTTCAAAAGGAATCAACCAACAGTTGGGGCATTTTGTAGAGCAGAATGAACTATTGCCACAAGATGTCCAGTGGCAAATTACGAGTGAAACTGTTAGTAGCATTAGCGGAATTCAGCACGTTTACTATAGACAGGTATTGAATGGTGTTGAAATATTTGGCACGGAATCTAGTATTCATTTTCTATCTAATGGAGAGGTCATATCGCAGAATAGTAAATTTATAAAGAATACTGCCCAAAAACTAAAAGGTTCAACTACACCAGCGCTTACGGCAGCACAAGCCGTACAGGCCGCGGCAGTACAATTGGGCTATACAGTTAACGGGTCATTATCAATCTTGGAAAGTGCCCAGGGGGTTGACAGAAAGACACTGCTTAATGACGGTGGAATTTCATTAAGTCCTATACCTGCAAGGTTGATGTACGCAATTACTGAAACTGGAGATTTGGTTTTAACTTGGGATATTTCAATAGAAGAAAAAAGCCAAGAAAACTGGTGGAGTTTAAGAGTTGATGCTGCAACAGGAGCTATTGTTAATAGAGCTAACTGGACGGTTACTTGTGCAATAAATCACGATCATAGCGATGATGTAAAAGAATTAAACTTTAACACTAATCTTTATGATATTCCAAATTACGATGAATTGATTCGAGATGCTGCTGGATGTAATGAATGTTATGAGGTATTTGCATTACCACTTGAAAGCCCATATTATGGTAGCCGCACAATAGAGAGTCAACCTGCTAATGCTACAGCTTCTCCTTTTGGATGGCACGACACTAATGGCGCTGCTGGTGCAGAATATACTGTAACACGTGGTAATAATGTGAACGCCTATGAAGATGGCAATAATCCAGGTTATCAACCTGATGCCGGAGCAAACTTAGACTTTATAGGATATCCTTTCAGCCAAATTTATACCAGTGGTAACCAATACGAAGATGCCGCTATTACCAACTTATTTTACATGAACAATATTTTTCATGACATCATGTATCAATATGGTTTTGATGAAGAGGGTGGTAATTTCCAAGAAAACAACTACGGAAACGGTGGCGCTGGAAGCGACTCTGTAAATGCCGAGGCGCAAGATGGATCAGGAACTTGTAACGCAAATTTCTCGACACCTGGGGATGGAAGTAATCCAAGAATGCAAATGTACATTTGCGGAGATAAAGATGGAGATTTTGATAATCTGGTAATTCTTCATGAATATGGTCATGGTATATCAAACCGTTTAACAGGAGGCCCTAATGCCTCTAGTTGTTTGCAGAACCAAGAACAGATGGGAGAAGGCTGGAGTGATTTCTTTGGTGTGTTATTGACTATAGAGCCTGGAGATTTAGGCACTGACGCTAGAGCAGTAGGGACATATCTTTTTGGTCAAGGCCAAGGAGGTGGAGGTATTCGTGATTATCCTTACAGTACTGATATGGGGGTAAATCCACAAACGTATGATTTTATAAAGACTGCGGCCGTACCACACGGTGTCGGCTCTGTATGGGCTGAAATGCTTTGGGAAGTAACTTGGGCATTGATTGATGAGCACGGATTTGATTCAGATATTTATAATTTTACTGGTGATGTAAACCAAGATGCTGGAAATATTCAGGCGTTGGCATTGGTTACTGAGGGTATGAAATTACAACCTTGTAGCCCTGGTTTTGTTGATGGCCGTGATGCAATTTTTGCTGCAGATCAAGCATTGTATGGTGGTGCTAATGAGTGCCTTCTATGGGATGCATTTGCAAAAAGAGGATTAGGATTCAGCGCTACGCAAGGCTCCTCGGGCAGCAGAAGTGACGGTACACAAGCTTTTGATACTCCCTCACAAACAGCTTCTTTATCTGTACTGGAAGAAGTATGTGCATCCTCAGAAGTCTTGACAGATCTTAGCGGTGGAACTCCCAGCGGAGGAACCTACAGTGGCCCTGGCGTAACTGATAATGGCGACGGATCTACTTTCACTTTTGACCCAGCAGCTGCAGGAGTTGGTGTACATACAATAACTTATGATGTTCCCGGCGGACCTTGTTCTATTGCATCTTCTGCAACAGATACTATTGAAGTACTTGCAGTACCCCCTGGCCCAACTACTACCGGTGTAACCGATTTTTGTGTTGGAGAGGCCGTAACTGTTACAGCCACCTTAAATGACCCTTCTAATGTAATACGATGGTTTGATGCCCCCACTGGAGGTAATTTCCTTTTTGAAGGCACTTCATACACATTTACACCTTCTGGCTCTACTAGCGTATATGCACAGGAAAGTGC
The Aequorivita iocasae genome window above contains:
- a CDS encoding M36 family metallopeptidase, coding for MKKVTRILFLALVCSFSSTLIAQNFSKGINQQLGHFVEQNELLPQDVQWQITSETVSSISGIQHVYYRQVLNGVEIFGTESSIHFLSNGEVISQNSKFIKNTAQKLKGSTTPALTAAQAVQAAAVQLGYTVNGSLSILESAQGVDRKTLLNDGGISLSPIPARLMYAITETGDLVLTWDISIEEKSQENWWSLRVDAATGAIVNRANWTVTCAINHDHSDDVKELNFNTNLYDIPNYDELIRDAAGCNECYEVFALPLESPYYGSRTIESQPANATASPFGWHDTNGAAGAEYTVTRGNNVNAYEDGNNPGYQPDAGANLDFIGYPFSQIYTSGNQYEDAAITNLFYMNNIFHDIMYQYGFDEEGGNFQENNYGNGGAGSDSVNAEAQDGSGTCNANFSTPGDGSNPRMQMYICGDKDGDFDNLVILHEYGHGISNRLTGGPNASSCLQNQEQMGEGWSDFFGVLLTIEPGDLGTDARAVGTYLFGQGQGGGGIRDYPYSTDMGVNPQTYDFIKTAAVPHGVGSVWAEMLWEVTWALIDEHGFDSDIYNFTGDVNQDAGNIQALALVTEGMKLQPCSPGFVDGRDAIFAADQALYGGANECLLWDAFAKRGLGFSATQGSSGSRSDGTQAFDTPSQTASLSVLEEVCASSEVLTDLSGGTPSGGTYSGPGVTDNGDGSTFTFDPAAAGVGVHTITYDVPGGPCSIASSATDTIEVLAVPPGPTTTGVTDFCVGEAVTVTATLNDPSNVIRWFDAPTGGNFLFEGTSYTFTPSGSTSVYAQESAPGPLSQLVISEINLETPDRFEIQNVGVATDYTGYRVAVSETPYLDINTVNPIVKTLGNMAANSVMDWNDDGGAGYWGNNLFWDNSGTGWILIIDPSGNVVDSVFWNFSAAEINGFNVTIGGFNITAADLDWTGTGASLTTECASGSFRRVGDTNAAADWTGTCETADFGTPNSDINLGTPGCAGERTLTEVIAETENPVITCPANVMVQVPLGEQFTLPDYTVDASATDNCPDPVITQDPAAGTMVGPGVTTMTMTATDSAGNEDTCTFTVTVDEVLGVGDNDFSNNILLYPNPTTGTLTLLNKTTAQLNNAVITDVKGRIIKTIDLTTAGIETNFSLESLATGMYFVKINAENNSIVKRIVKQ